CGATCCAGTGCGGCTGCGAGCGGCGATCGACACCAACAAGCGGATTCTCGACCAGGCCGCAGCAATCGGTGCTCCCTGCGTGGTCATGGTAGTCGGCGGCCTGCCTGTGGGCGACAAGGACCTCGGCGCCCAGAGGCAGCGAATTCGCGATGCGCTCGTCGAACTCGCACCCTATGCGCGCTCGGTTGGGGTCAAGCTCGGGCTCGAGCCGCTGCACCCGATGTATTGCGGCGACCGCAGCGCGATGAACCTGATCACCGATTGCAACGACATGATCGATGAACTGGGCGATGAGGCGACCAGCCTCGTCGCTGACGTCTATCATTGCTGGTGGGATCCGGCATTCGAGCGGGAATTGCGCCGGGCAGGGCCGAAGCGCATCCAAACCTTCCACTATTGCGACTGGCTTGTTCCGACCCGGAACCTGCGTGACCGCGGCATGGTGGGCGATGGTGTCATAGACCTGCCTCGCATTCGCGGCTGGCTGGACGATATCGGCTATGAGGGCCCGTTCGAACTGGAATTGTTCTCCGAACTCGATTGGTGGGAACGCGATCCGGCCGAAACAGTGCGTATCGCAATCGAGCGTTGCGGTCCTCTGATCGCGCCGCGCAAATAGCGGCTACTTGCCTTCGACGACGGCGGCAGCCCGATCAGTAGGGAGGGTATCGAATAGGATCGTTGCCCTCTTCCGACTTGGCAACATTCGACTTCCACCAGAACCGTGTTGCCCGGTATGGAGCGAGGTCCAAAGTCGGCCTGCGATCTGCGACGAGATCGGCAACCAATCTTCCGGTCGTCGCTCCGAGCGTCATACCGACTTGGCCATGCCCGAATGCCATGACGACATTATCGTGATGAGGCGCCTTATCGATGACCGGCATGGTATCAGGCATAAAGGGGCGGGGTCCCATCCACTGCTTGCCGCCGGAAGTGTCCAATCCAGGAAGAACGGATTTCGCCTTCTCGGCAATGATATTGGCGCGTTCGAAATTAGGCTTTGGATTAAGCCCGGCGACCTCGATCGTGCCGCCGATTCGCAATCCGGTTTCCATGGGTGTCAGCACGAAGCCGCCATTGGCATAGAGCACAGCGTGATTGACGGTCACATTCGGATTGGGCAGCTGATGATGGTAGCCTTGCAAGGCCGCCAGGGGCACCCGTACGCCGATGTCGCGCGCAAGCTTGCCGCTCCAGGCGCCGGCTGCCAGAACGACCCGTTTCACACTGACCTGATCGCCGCTCGAAAGGCGAATTGCGATCACCTTGCCGGCCTTGGCGACGAGACCGGACACAGAGGCGGTTCTCAGCGTGCCGCCGCGCGAAAGGAAGAATTCCGCCAGCTTGTTACGCACGATGCCGGGATCGGAGAATTGCAGCCACTGCTCGAGAAGCAGACCGCAGGTGATCGGTCCCGAAAGCGCTGGCTCAATTGCCTGAAGGTCCTTCTTATCGAGGAAGCGGTGGCGGAAACCCTTCTGAGTCCTGAGATTCCAAGTGAAGCTGTCGCCCTCGATATCGGCCTTCGAATTGAAGGCCATGATATTCGGCTTGTTTACAAGCTTGTCGGAAAGACCGGCAGCGTCGAGCAGGGCACGATAGTCCTGTTCGGCCCGCGACAGGAGCGGGGTCATGCCTGCGACGATGTCCAGCACCTTGGCTCGCCTGCCAGACCAGAGAAAGCGCAGGAGCCAGGGCATCTGGGTGATCATGTCCTTGGGCCGCACGAACAGCGGGCTTTTCGGATCCGACAGCCACTTGGGGACCTTCGGCAGGATGCCAGGCTTAGAAATCGGCACGATTTCGCCCACTGCCAGCAGGCCGCAATTGCCGTAGCTTGCCGCCTCGGTTTCAAGGCCTCGATCCACCAACTCGACGCTGTAGCCTTCATCCTGCAGCGCAATGGCCGAACATACGCCGACGATGCCGCCGCCGACTATCGTTATGTCACTCACCGATAAGCCTTCCC
This genomic stretch from Sinorhizobium arboris LMG 14919 harbors:
- a CDS encoding sugar phosphate isomerase/epimerase family protein, with the translated sequence MSAYDLSRFAINQITTPKWSMPQAIEGYVSQGIPGIAVWRHFLDDYGVEATAKHLRDAGMWVASLCTSAWVNETDPVRLRAAIDTNKRILDQAAAIGAPCVVMVVGGLPVGDKDLGAQRQRIRDALVELAPYARSVGVKLGLEPLHPMYCGDRSAMNLITDCNDMIDELGDEATSLVADVYHCWWDPAFERELRRAGPKRIQTFHYCDWLVPTRNLRDRGMVGDGVIDLPRIRGWLDDIGYEGPFELELFSELDWWERDPAETVRIAIERCGPLIAPRK
- a CDS encoding NAD(P)/FAD-dependent oxidoreductase, coding for MSDITIVGGGIVGVCSAIALQDEGYSVELVDRGLETEAASYGNCGLLAVGEIVPISKPGILPKVPKWLSDPKSPLFVRPKDMITQMPWLLRFLWSGRRAKVLDIVAGMTPLLSRAEQDYRALLDAAGLSDKLVNKPNIMAFNSKADIEGDSFTWNLRTQKGFRHRFLDKKDLQAIEPALSGPITCGLLLEQWLQFSDPGIVRNKLAEFFLSRGGTLRTASVSGLVAKAGKVIAIRLSSGDQVSVKRVVLAAGAWSGKLARDIGVRVPLAALQGYHHQLPNPNVTVNHAVLYANGGFVLTPMETGLRIGGTIEVAGLNPKPNFERANIIAEKAKSVLPGLDTSGGKQWMGPRPFMPDTMPVIDKAPHHDNVVMAFGHGQVGMTLGATTGRLVADLVADRRPTLDLAPYRATRFWWKSNVAKSEEGNDPIRYPPY